The proteins below are encoded in one region of Candidatus Zixiibacteriota bacterium:
- a CDS encoding LLM class flavin-dependent oxidoreductase gives MKLYNFDLLTYPYVPREAPRTPVPSNYFDPIKGACNYEEHLAEMVYCEELGFDGVVFNEHHYSSYGTMPSPNLIAAALTQKTSRIRIGVLGNILPLRYHPVRVAEEYAMIDCLSRGRLIAGFVRGIPAEYIWYGVNPAESRGRFEEAYELIMTAWTQPVWSFEGKFFQLKDCAIWPRPLQQPHPPIWIAARSAESIEWCVRHRLPTAQIYQTTSQIEDTFSYYRKVAREQGWEATPDDFILCRHVYVGESAREAREAAEPAMQYFFSVYNRGFNDAINQAAADQARLLAQLTTERSFSYFREGNRERVDFSKLSWDDLIATGYLIAGDPDTVARQILEQTKQVGAGHFMGMFHIGNLPHDKVVASLERFTKEIMPRLRG, from the coding sequence GTGAAGCTCTACAATTTCGATCTCCTCACCTATCCTTACGTTCCCAGGGAAGCGCCTCGCACCCCCGTCCCGAGCAACTACTTCGATCCGATCAAGGGAGCGTGCAACTACGAAGAGCATCTCGCAGAAATGGTCTACTGCGAGGAGCTCGGCTTCGACGGCGTGGTCTTCAACGAGCACCACTACAGCTCTTACGGCACCATGCCGTCGCCCAATCTGATCGCCGCAGCCCTCACGCAGAAGACCAGCCGGATCAGGATCGGCGTCCTCGGTAACATTCTGCCGCTGCGCTACCATCCGGTGCGGGTGGCCGAGGAATACGCGATGATCGATTGCCTTTCGCGCGGCCGGTTGATCGCGGGCTTCGTCCGCGGCATCCCGGCGGAATACATCTGGTACGGCGTCAACCCGGCCGAATCCCGAGGCCGCTTCGAGGAAGCCTACGAGCTGATCATGACGGCCTGGACGCAACCGGTCTGGAGCTTCGAAGGGAAGTTCTTCCAGCTCAAGGACTGCGCCATCTGGCCGCGGCCCCTGCAGCAACCGCACCCGCCGATCTGGATCGCGGCGCGCAGCGCGGAATCGATCGAGTGGTGCGTGAGGCACCGGCTGCCGACGGCCCAGATCTATCAGACGACCTCGCAGATCGAGGACACGTTCAGCTACTATCGCAAGGTGGCGCGCGAGCAGGGCTGGGAAGCGACCCCCGACGACTTCATCCTGTGCCGCCACGTCTACGTGGGCGAGTCCGCGCGCGAGGCGCGCGAGGCCGCCGAGCCCGCGATGCAGTATTTTTTCTCGGTCTACAATCGCGGCTTCAACGACGCCATCAACCAGGCCGCCGCCGACCAGGCCCGCTTGCTCGCCCAGCTGACCACCGAACGTTCCTTCAGCTATTTCCGCGAAGGCAACCGCGAGCGCGTCGATTTCTCCAAGCTCTCGTGGGACGACCTGATCGCCACCGGATACCTCATCGCGGGCGATCCGGACACGGTCGCCCGCCAGATTCTCGAGCAGACGAAGCAGGTCGGCGCGGGCCATTTCATGGGAATGTTTCACATCGGAAATCTCCCGCACGACAAGGTCGTTGCCTCGCTCGAACGGTTCACCAAAGAGATCATGCCGCGGCTGCGCGGCTGA
- a CDS encoding intradiol ring-cleavage dioxygenase, whose product MSRRFSIGHPWTRREWLAFAGSAAATVLGCRLGRPGGSRLFGASEPAAEAEAAPACVTRPQQIEGSHFIDAGLERSDIRVDPADGSIRPGAPLELAFQVSALDKKGCSALAGAVVDVWQCDALGVYSGVRDPGGAFDTRGRFFLRGYQRTDRNGLARFLTIYPGWYHGRTVHIHFKIRASLPSGRIEFTSQLYFDDALTDRVHAHAPYRARGKRTTTNDDDFIFRSGGEQLLLRLAEKSAGYAGKFEVGLRIE is encoded by the coding sequence ATGAGCCGGCGCTTCTCGATCGGACACCCGTGGACCCGGCGGGAATGGCTGGCCTTCGCGGGAAGCGCCGCCGCGACGGTGCTGGGATGCCGGCTGGGCCGGCCGGGCGGAAGCCGGCTCTTCGGCGCTTCGGAACCTGCAGCGGAGGCGGAGGCTGCGCCCGCCTGCGTGACGCGGCCGCAGCAGATCGAGGGGAGCCATTTCATCGACGCCGGGCTCGAGCGCTCCGACATTCGCGTCGACCCCGCCGACGGCTCCATCCGGCCCGGCGCTCCCCTGGAGCTGGCCTTCCAGGTCTCGGCGCTCGATAAAAAGGGCTGCTCGGCCCTCGCGGGCGCCGTCGTCGACGTCTGGCAATGCGACGCCCTCGGGGTTTACTCCGGGGTTCGCGACCCCGGAGGCGCGTTCGACACGCGCGGGAGATTTTTCCTGCGCGGCTATCAGAGGACCGACCGGAACGGCCTCGCCCGATTCCTCACGATCTACCCGGGCTGGTATCACGGGCGCACGGTGCACATTCATTTCAAGATCCGCGCTTCGCTGCCCTCCGGGCGGATCGAATTCACTTCCCAGCTCTACTTCGACGACGCGCTCACCGATCGAGTTCACGCGCACGCGCCGTACCGCGCCCGCGGCAAACGCACGACCACCAACGACGACGATTTCATCTTCCGCAGCGGCGGCGAGCAACTCCTGCTCCGGCTGGCCGAGAAGAGCGCGGGCTATGCCGGCAAATTCGAGGTCGGGTTGCGGATCGAGTAG
- a CDS encoding hydantoinase/oxoprolinase family protein, producing MAAKKQYIVGVDTGGTFTDVVVMGANGEIWTAKASTTPDDFSRGVMDAVGEAASAVGVTVPELLAGTALFKHGSTVATNALITHSGVKVGLITTKGFEDTTEIMRAIGRVDGLSSDEIKHVTWITKPEPFVPRERVIGVRERIDYQGNEIVPLNWDDVMAAIRRLIEKEKVDAIAVSLIHAWANPRHEEEIRALSAEADPHRKVYWSFGSSLSQVAGEYARANTAILNSYLGPTVERYLKGLETKLRNGGFKGPLLIMQGNGGVAHREHVSAIANLQSGPAGGMIASAYVAGLLKHRNVITTDMGGTSFDVGLITDGYWRYAQEPIVERFRMLQPIIDIESIGAGGGTIAQVEAETGRLLVGPKSAGASPGPVCYDAGGEQVTVTDADLALGIIDPDYFLGGRKRLNKEKALRAIEERIARPLKLKVHEAAAGIYDIVNAKMSDLIRRQVVRTGYLPEEFVIYVFGGAGPVHASGFAAELGVKRIYIFATSPVFSAFGAAAADVIHTRVMSCQYILPADPAAVNQRLEGIEAEMAAAMTAEGFKPSQVEFRRFFTMRYRRQTAGVEMPVTWSRFNHKRMAEIQGAFEAKYDELYGTGAGYTRAGIEISEIRVDAVGKVAKPRLSPSRKKRGDLRAARKGSRPVFFTRPERRFIDTPVYDYGRLGVGAVVKGPAVVELPFTTTLIPPGFRVTVDPYLNLVMETR from the coding sequence ATGGCGGCGAAGAAGCAATACATCGTGGGAGTGGACACGGGGGGAACGTTCACCGACGTTGTCGTCATGGGGGCGAACGGCGAGATCTGGACGGCGAAAGCGTCGACCACGCCCGACGATTTCTCCCGCGGCGTGATGGATGCGGTCGGCGAGGCCGCGAGCGCGGTCGGGGTCACGGTCCCCGAGCTCCTCGCCGGGACGGCGCTCTTCAAGCACGGGAGCACGGTCGCGACCAATGCCCTGATCACTCACAGCGGGGTCAAGGTCGGCCTGATCACCACCAAAGGCTTCGAGGACACCACCGAGATCATGCGGGCGATCGGCCGGGTCGACGGCCTTTCCTCGGACGAGATCAAGCACGTCACCTGGATCACGAAGCCCGAGCCTTTCGTGCCGCGCGAGCGGGTGATCGGCGTCCGCGAGCGGATCGACTACCAGGGCAACGAGATCGTGCCCCTCAACTGGGACGACGTCATGGCGGCGATCCGCCGCCTCATCGAAAAGGAAAAAGTCGACGCGATCGCCGTGAGCCTGATCCACGCCTGGGCCAATCCGAGGCATGAAGAGGAGATCCGCGCGCTCAGCGCCGAGGCCGATCCACACCGCAAGGTGTACTGGTCCTTCGGCAGCTCGCTGTCGCAGGTTGCCGGCGAGTACGCGCGGGCCAACACGGCGATCCTCAACAGCTATCTCGGGCCTACCGTGGAGCGCTACCTCAAGGGGCTGGAGACCAAGCTCCGCAACGGCGGCTTCAAGGGACCGCTGCTCATCATGCAGGGCAACGGCGGCGTCGCGCACCGGGAGCACGTCAGCGCGATCGCCAACCTCCAGTCTGGTCCCGCCGGAGGGATGATCGCGTCCGCCTACGTCGCCGGCCTGCTCAAGCATCGAAACGTGATCACCACGGACATGGGCGGCACGAGCTTCGACGTCGGCCTGATCACGGACGGTTACTGGCGCTACGCCCAGGAGCCGATCGTGGAGCGCTTCCGGATGCTGCAGCCGATCATCGACATAGAGTCGATCGGCGCCGGCGGAGGCACGATCGCGCAGGTGGAGGCCGAGACCGGCCGCCTCCTGGTCGGACCGAAAAGCGCGGGGGCCAGCCCGGGCCCGGTCTGCTACGATGCCGGCGGCGAGCAGGTCACGGTCACCGACGCGGATCTGGCGCTCGGCATCATCGACCCCGACTACTTCCTCGGCGGGCGCAAACGACTGAACAAGGAAAAGGCGCTGCGGGCCATCGAGGAAAGGATCGCGCGGCCGCTCAAGCTCAAGGTTCACGAGGCCGCCGCGGGCATCTACGACATCGTCAACGCCAAGATGTCGGATCTGATCCGCCGTCAGGTGGTGCGCACCGGCTACCTGCCCGAAGAGTTCGTGATCTACGTCTTCGGCGGCGCCGGGCCGGTTCACGCCTCCGGCTTCGCCGCCGAGCTCGGCGTGAAGCGCATCTACATCTTCGCGACTTCCCCGGTCTTTTCCGCTTTCGGCGCGGCCGCGGCCGACGTGATTCACACCCGGGTGATGAGCTGCCAGTACATTCTCCCGGCCGACCCGGCCGCCGTCAACCAGCGGCTGGAGGGCATCGAAGCGGAAATGGCGGCTGCGATGACGGCGGAAGGGTTCAAGCCGAGCCAGGTCGAGTTCCGCCGTTTCTTCACGATGCGCTACCGCCGCCAGACCGCGGGCGTGGAAATGCCGGTCACCTGGAGTCGCTTCAACCACAAGCGGATGGCGGAAATCCAGGGCGCGTTCGAGGCGAAATACGATGAGCTTTACGGAACCGGGGCGGGATACACCAGGGCCGGAATCGAGATCAGCGAGATTCGCGTCGACGCCGTAGGCAAGGTCGCCAAGCCGCGCCTGAGCCCGAGTCGCAAGAAACGGGGCGATCTTCGAGCCGCCCGCAAAGGCAGTCGCCCGGTCTTCTTCACGCGCCCCGAGCGCCGGTTCATCGATACTCCCGTTTACGATTACGGCCGCCTCGGTGTCGGAGCGGTGGTCAAAGGGCCGGCGGTCGTCGAGCTGCCCTTCACGACGACCCTGATTCCGCCGGGTTTCCGGGTCACCGTTGACCCTTATCTGAACCTGGTCATGGAGACGCGCTGA
- a CDS encoding hydantoinase B/oxoprolinase family protein yields the protein MKARSAKIDPIRYEMYLHRLWAIGEEGRMTLQRVTASPIVSQGGECMSSFYDESGTMVLACSGHLRFAAATSDAIKSLIRRFAKSPGFFDGDQFFFNDPYVAGSHTYDMMIIKPIFHGGRLIAWTATSTHTADTGGVLRGGAYEIFHEGICVPGLKIVEKGEFREDVFSTLTGMCRDPQYVGLDLKAMIAGNNICARRYLGLVEKFGLEFVRLAGEKMIADAEAKARAKLKSMPDGTWVTRQYVTTLDRKTRKAVAQQLYCTMTKKGDELSFDFTGTSPQTDTDHNSTLPSTVAHIALALTNTLFWDVPWSDGKMRPVKIHVPEGTILNCKYPAACGAAPRIGNVLVSTVCEGVAKMIYASGRYDDVNASTTGNLEFVGGPGYFYGGHTREGIPVAQGLYDIHGAGMGAAPHRDGVNTGGHMNIPSAGISDVERIEMQYPFLYFTRSHNPDGSGFGRYRGGLGSYRIYMIYGSKDCSVDYKPYGGVAQGGFGLCGGYPTGIGANRVMVEAGLEMLERVRAGEYPTGAAMRAGEWGRPFHPAGVPERIPLPEGSLLVDYVAGGGGFGDPIDRDPAAVVADFRRGWVTRETARRIYGVVLDADGGCDLTATEARRNEIRAERRRSQPVSGKTTALEPSPSDGARVLLRFHAVLEIAAAGERKVIRCSRCGHIYCGAEDNYKLYALHRSVHLKELMPPLPTGEPYIGEYHEYYCPGCATQLQVDLFSPTLGGDPVLWDTRIDASRLRG from the coding sequence ATGAAAGCCAGATCCGCCAAGATCGATCCGATACGCTACGAAATGTACCTGCACCGTCTTTGGGCGATCGGCGAGGAAGGACGCATGACGCTGCAGCGCGTCACCGCCTCGCCCATCGTCTCCCAGGGCGGCGAGTGCATGAGCTCCTTTTACGACGAGAGCGGGACCATGGTGCTCGCCTGTTCCGGTCATCTCCGGTTCGCCGCTGCAACCTCGGACGCGATCAAGAGCCTGATTCGGCGCTTCGCCAAGAGCCCCGGTTTCTTCGACGGCGATCAGTTCTTCTTCAACGACCCCTACGTCGCGGGCTCGCACACCTACGACATGATGATCATCAAGCCGATTTTTCACGGCGGTCGCCTGATCGCCTGGACCGCGACGAGCACCCACACGGCGGACACCGGAGGGGTGCTGCGGGGCGGAGCGTACGAGATCTTCCACGAAGGAATCTGCGTTCCCGGGCTGAAGATCGTGGAAAAGGGGGAGTTCCGCGAGGACGTCTTCAGTACCCTCACCGGCATGTGCCGGGACCCCCAGTACGTCGGGCTCGATCTCAAGGCGATGATCGCCGGCAATAACATCTGCGCCAGACGCTACCTCGGGCTGGTGGAAAAGTTCGGTCTCGAATTCGTCCGGCTCGCGGGCGAGAAAATGATCGCGGACGCGGAAGCCAAGGCCCGGGCCAAGCTCAAATCGATGCCCGACGGGACCTGGGTCACCCGCCAGTACGTCACCACGCTCGACCGCAAGACCCGCAAGGCCGTCGCGCAACAGCTCTACTGTACCATGACGAAGAAGGGAGACGAGCTGAGCTTCGATTTCACGGGCACCAGCCCTCAGACCGACACCGACCACAACTCCACGCTTCCCAGCACCGTGGCGCACATCGCGCTGGCTCTCACCAACACGCTTTTCTGGGACGTGCCGTGGAGCGACGGCAAGATGCGTCCGGTCAAGATCCACGTCCCGGAAGGGACGATTCTGAATTGCAAGTATCCGGCCGCCTGCGGCGCGGCCCCGCGGATCGGCAACGTGCTCGTCTCCACGGTGTGCGAAGGCGTCGCCAAGATGATCTACGCCTCCGGGCGCTACGACGACGTCAACGCCTCCACCACGGGGAACCTCGAGTTTGTCGGCGGGCCCGGTTACTTCTACGGCGGCCATACGCGCGAGGGCATCCCTGTCGCCCAGGGGCTCTATGACATTCACGGCGCCGGGATGGGAGCGGCCCCGCACCGGGACGGTGTGAATACCGGCGGCCACATGAATATTCCTTCCGCGGGCATCAGCGACGTCGAGCGGATCGAGATGCAGTACCCGTTTCTCTATTTCACCCGCTCCCACAACCCCGACGGCAGCGGCTTCGGCCGGTATCGCGGGGGATTGGGAAGCTACCGGATCTACATGATCTACGGTTCGAAGGACTGCAGCGTCGACTACAAACCGTACGGCGGCGTGGCCCAGGGCGGGTTCGGCCTCTGCGGAGGCTATCCCACCGGCATCGGCGCCAACCGCGTCATGGTGGAGGCCGGTCTCGAGATGCTCGAAAGAGTCAGGGCCGGAGAGTATCCGACGGGCGCGGCGATGCGCGCGGGCGAGTGGGGCAGGCCGTTTCATCCCGCCGGCGTTCCGGAGCGAATTCCCTTGCCCGAAGGCAGCCTGCTGGTCGACTACGTCGCCGGAGGCGGAGGATTCGGCGACCCCATCGATCGCGATCCCGCGGCCGTGGTCGCGGATTTCCGCAGGGGCTGGGTGACGCGCGAGACCGCCCGCCGGATCTACGGCGTCGTTCTCGACGCCGACGGCGGCTGCGATCTCACGGCCACCGAGGCGCGCCGGAACGAGATCCGCGCGGAACGGCGCCGGTCACAGCCGGTTTCCGGGAAGACGACCGCGCTCGAGCCGAGCCCCTCGGACGGCGCGCGGGTGCTCCTGCGCTTTCACGCCGTGCTCGAAATCGCCGCCGCAGGGGAGCGCAAGGTGATCCGCTGCTCGCGGTGCGGGCACATCTACTGCGGCGCGGAGGACAACTACAAACTTTACGCGCTTCACCGGTCGGTCCATCTGAAAGAGCTGATGCCCCCGCTGCCTACGGGCGAGCCTTACATCGGCGAGTACCACGAGTACTACTGCCCTGGTTGCGCAACGCAGCTGCAGGTCGATTTGTTCAGCCCCACGCTGGGCGGCGATCCCGTCCTGTGGGACACGCGGATCGACGCGAGCCGGCTGCGCGGATAA
- a CDS encoding ABC transporter substrate-binding protein, producing MKIIGFTSALIFACVLAANARAAEKIIADYGGLSGFQSSVWVAKDLGLFEKHGLDVEVIMITGSARSVAALLGGSTQFATGSATGPLVAAARGADIKVIAASYNKFPYAFVVRPEIRSPNDLRGKKVNILNFGGSNDLALQLALREWGLKSSDIQVLIGGDAPTRLASLMAARTDATILSPPHLTKAVQAGYRVLADMGDMSANFTQSSLYTRGSLLRENRDRVKRFLRAYAEAVHVIKTDRERATKVFARRMRLEDPEVLKATYDYYAPRFSFPPRVDMAGVRDTLRFFGEYNPELKNRKAEEFVDHSLLDELAREGFFKKLGS from the coding sequence ATGAAAATCATCGGATTCACCTCGGCATTGATTTTCGCCTGCGTCCTGGCCGCAAACGCGAGGGCGGCGGAGAAGATCATCGCGGATTACGGCGGACTTTCCGGGTTCCAGAGCAGCGTTTGGGTGGCGAAGGACCTCGGACTCTTCGAAAAACACGGCCTCGACGTCGAGGTCATCATGATCACGGGCAGCGCGCGCTCCGTGGCCGCTCTCCTGGGCGGCAGCACCCAGTTCGCCACGGGGTCCGCAACCGGCCCTCTGGTGGCCGCCGCGCGGGGAGCCGACATCAAGGTCATCGCCGCCTCCTACAACAAGTTCCCCTACGCCTTCGTGGTCCGCCCCGAGATCCGCTCGCCGAACGATCTTCGCGGGAAAAAGGTCAACATCCTCAACTTCGGCGGATCGAACGATCTCGCGTTGCAGCTCGCCCTCAGGGAGTGGGGGCTGAAATCCTCCGACATTCAGGTGCTGATCGGCGGCGACGCCCCGACGCGGCTCGCCTCGCTCATGGCGGCTCGAACTGACGCGACGATTCTCTCTCCTCCGCACCTGACGAAAGCCGTGCAGGCGGGGTACCGGGTCCTGGCGGACATGGGGGACATGAGCGCCAACTTCACGCAGTCCTCCCTCTACACCAGGGGCAGCCTCCTCAGGGAAAACCGCGACCGGGTTAAGCGCTTCCTGCGCGCCTACGCCGAAGCCGTGCACGTCATCAAGACCGACCGGGAGCGGGCGACGAAAGTGTTCGCGCGGCGGATGAGGCTCGAGGACCCCGAAGTCTTGAAGGCGACGTACGACTACTACGCGCCGAGATTCTCCTTCCCGCCGCGAGTCGACATGGCCGGCGTGCGCGACACCCTGCGGTTTTTCGGGGAATACAACCCGGAGCTGAAGAACCGAAAGGCCGAGGAGTTCGTCGACCACTCGCTGCTCGACGAACTGGCGCGCGAGGGCTTCTTCAAGAAGCTCGGTTCCTGA
- a CDS encoding thiolase family protein, translating to MSIRGEAAIVGIGETPTDRLGSKPGEPRKSTAEYLAWAAKLAMEDAGLAKKDFEGQGLAAIYTTSHSQPFWPEEVASILGLKPGVSLAGGNGGASSVSLLGHAAAAIAAGLCDLVLVIAAASPFGERGAHRGAPADTRDYEMPFGVMGPNCKISFVMSRYMHESGMTAEHFGKIAVTARYHASLNPNAYLRKPITIEDYKKSRLISDPIRLFDCVLPANGGKAYIMASAERAKTMRKPPVYLLGWGECNNASYGPRYRSNPLVTGISEAGRRAFAMAGVTHRDIGCLNLYDDYIPIVMLQIEDLGFCEKNDKAFFERTDFTFKGDLPIQTGGGMINCGQPSTTGGMLHVIETVRQLRGEAGQRQVPNVRFGVATGLGAVNYGKNFGCTAAAVLGNER from the coding sequence ATGAGCATCAGAGGAGAAGCGGCTATCGTCGGCATCGGCGAGACGCCGACCGACCGGCTGGGAAGCAAACCTGGAGAGCCCCGCAAGTCGACCGCCGAGTATCTGGCGTGGGCGGCGAAGCTGGCGATGGAAGACGCCGGCCTCGCCAAGAAAGATTTCGAAGGTCAGGGCTTGGCGGCGATCTACACGACCAGCCATTCGCAGCCGTTCTGGCCGGAAGAGGTCGCATCGATCCTCGGCCTCAAGCCGGGCGTGTCGCTCGCTGGCGGCAACGGCGGCGCCAGCTCGGTCTCGCTGCTGGGACACGCCGCGGCCGCGATCGCCGCGGGCCTCTGCGACCTCGTTCTGGTCATCGCGGCGGCCTCCCCGTTCGGCGAGCGCGGCGCCCACCGCGGCGCTCCGGCCGACACCCGCGACTACGAAATGCCGTTCGGGGTGATGGGGCCGAACTGCAAGATCTCCTTCGTGATGAGCCGTTACATGCACGAGTCGGGCATGACCGCCGAGCATTTCGGCAAGATCGCCGTCACCGCTCGCTACCACGCGTCCCTCAACCCGAACGCCTACCTGAGAAAGCCGATCACGATCGAAGACTACAAGAAATCGCGGCTGATCTCGGATCCAATCAGGCTTTTCGACTGCGTGCTCCCTGCCAACGGCGGCAAGGCCTACATCATGGCCTCGGCGGAGCGCGCAAAGACCATGCGCAAGCCGCCCGTCTACCTGCTCGGCTGGGGCGAGTGCAACAACGCGAGCTACGGTCCCCGCTACCGCTCCAATCCTCTCGTCACGGGCATCAGCGAGGCGGGCCGGCGCGCCTTCGCGATGGCGGGCGTCACGCACAGGGACATCGGCTGCCTGAATCTCTACGACGATTATATTCCGATCGTGATGCTGCAGATCGAGGACCTGGGCTTTTGCGAGAAGAACGACAAGGCGTTCTTCGAGCGCACGGATTTCACTTTCAAGGGCGACCTGCCGATTCAGACCGGCGGCGGGATGATCAATTGCGGTCAGCCGTCGACGACCGGGGGAATGCTCCACGTGATCGAAACGGTCCGGCAGCTGCGCGGCGAGGCCGGGCAGCGGCAGGTGCCGAACGTCAGGTTCGGCGTCGCCACGGGACTCGGCGCCGTCAACTATGGGAAGAATTTCGGCTGCACCGCGGCGGCCGTTCTGGGAAACGAGCGGTAG
- a CDS encoding Zn-ribbon domain-containing OB-fold protein: MADENRAIKKPLPEMTPVNRPFWEGARAGRLVMQKCRDCGSWVFCPRPLCVECHSERLEWVPLSGRGKVFSFTVIREVVGRALRGFAPDIPYVTAWIDLEEGPRFCSNIVGCPIDKVTIGMGVEVVFEDTGEGVVLPKFRPGQAAA; the protein is encoded by the coding sequence ATGGCCGATGAAAACAGAGCGATAAAGAAACCCCTTCCCGAGATGACCCCTGTCAACCGGCCGTTCTGGGAGGGCGCCAGAGCCGGCCGGCTCGTGATGCAGAAATGCAGGGACTGCGGCTCCTGGGTCTTTTGTCCCCGCCCGCTCTGCGTCGAATGCCATAGCGAACGGCTCGAGTGGGTTCCACTGAGCGGCCGGGGAAAAGTTTTTTCGTTCACCGTCATCCGCGAAGTGGTCGGCCGCGCCCTCAGAGGATTCGCTCCCGACATCCCCTACGTCACCGCCTGGATCGACCTGGAAGAGGGGCCGAGGTTTTGCAGCAACATCGTCGGCTGTCCGATCGACAAGGTGACGATCGGCATGGGCGTCGAGGTGGTCTTCGAGGATACCGGCGAAGGGGTGGTGCTGCCGAAATTCAGGCCGGGGCAAGCGGCTGCCTGA
- a CDS encoding peptidylprolyl isomerase, whose protein sequence is MKKLLALLVISSLATGALLLMASFSGPMIGRGTPAVTLTAGQTVKEGSLVSIEYVLRDETGQVIESNVGKEPLTYVHGAGQIVPGLEKGLAGLGRGARKTVTVKPEDGYGPLNPDLVQEMPKEKFPAGSLDPGTVLMMQTPQGPIPIRVREVKEKTVVVDLNNPLAGKTLTFDVTIKDIQEASAP, encoded by the coding sequence TTGAAAAAGCTCCTGGCACTCCTGGTGATCAGCAGCCTCGCAACCGGGGCGCTCCTTCTCATGGCGAGCTTTTCCGGTCCGATGATCGGCCGGGGAACGCCGGCGGTGACTCTGACCGCGGGGCAAACCGTCAAGGAGGGCTCGCTCGTCTCGATCGAATACGTCCTCCGGGACGAGACCGGCCAGGTCATCGAGTCGAATGTCGGCAAGGAGCCGCTGACCTACGTCCACGGGGCGGGACAGATCGTTCCCGGCCTCGAAAAGGGGCTCGCGGGCCTCGGCCGGGGAGCGAGAAAGACCGTGACGGTCAAGCCCGAGGACGGCTACGGACCTTTGAATCCGGACCTCGTTCAGGAGATGCCCAAGGAAAAGTTCCCGGCCGGGAGCCTCGATCCGGGTACGGTCCTCATGATGCAAACGCCGCAGGGACCGATTCCGATCCGCGTCCGGGAGGTCAAAGAAAAGACGGTGGTGGTCGACCTCAACAATCCTCTGGCCGGAAAGACGCTGACGTTCGACGTAACGATCAAGGACATCCAGGAAGCGTCGGCGCCTTAG
- a CDS encoding MFS transporter: MRPKLFYGYVILALCFINMVVMRGVNGAFGVYYIALLESFSWSHSDGATVASVNFLVYALAAPLVGLGFDRFGPRVLMPLGGALVAAGMLASSFAGSLWHLYVSYGVMTALGQGALGFVGHNALISRWFVRRRATAIGIAAMGQGLGALAMVPMTQFLIGRIGWRSTFALSAGLILLAIVVPNALLQRRSPQEVGQSPDGDSPSSEAAGRAAHRAGRGRDWTLGEAFRSYPFWCITVGHLALGTALFMINTHIVAHFVSAGFDKLFAAFLAGLIGFVRIGGTVTWGTVSDLLGRDRAYGIATLVVIAGILCLIAVSADSPLWFVYLAAVIYSIGHSAGNPTYGAVIGDIFSGPKVGLIFGFLEISFGLGSSAGAWLGGYLFDLTGSYAWPLSLCVLCFSISGLSIHACLRWQARNAARPLEAAAAL, encoded by the coding sequence ATGCGTCCGAAGCTCTTCTACGGTTACGTCATCCTCGCGCTCTGCTTCATCAACATGGTCGTCATGCGCGGTGTCAACGGCGCGTTCGGCGTCTACTACATCGCGTTGCTGGAGAGCTTTTCGTGGTCGCACAGCGACGGCGCGACCGTCGCCTCGGTCAATTTCCTGGTCTATGCGCTCGCGGCGCCTCTGGTGGGCCTGGGATTCGACCGCTTCGGCCCCCGCGTGCTGATGCCGCTCGGCGGAGCCCTGGTCGCCGCCGGCATGCTGGCGTCGAGCTTTGCGGGCTCGCTGTGGCACCTGTACGTCTCGTACGGCGTGATGACGGCGCTCGGCCAGGGCGCGCTCGGCTTCGTCGGGCACAATGCGTTGATCTCCCGCTGGTTCGTCCGCCGCCGCGCTACGGCCATCGGGATCGCGGCGATGGGCCAGGGGCTGGGCGCACTGGCGATGGTCCCGATGACGCAGTTCCTGATCGGTCGGATCGGCTGGCGCTCGACGTTCGCGCTGAGCGCAGGGCTGATCCTCCTTGCCATCGTCGTCCCCAACGCGTTGCTGCAGCGACGAAGCCCGCAGGAGGTCGGACAGAGCCCTGACGGCGACAGCCCTTCTTCGGAAGCAGCCGGTCGCGCCGCGCATCGCGCCGGCCGGGGTCGTGACTGGACCCTCGGCGAGGCATTCCGCTCCTATCCGTTCTGGTGCATCACCGTGGGCCATCTGGCTCTCGGAACCGCGCTGTTCATGATCAACACGCACATCGTCGCCCACTTCGTCTCGGCCGGATTCGACAAGCTGTTCGCCGCGTTTCTCGCCGGGTTGATCGGCTTTGTCCGCATCGGGGGCACGGTGACGTGGGGCACGGTGTCCGACCTGCTGGGACGGGACAGAGCATACGGCATTGCCACGCTGGTGGTCATCGCGGGCATCCTCTGTCTGATCGCGGTTTCCGCGGACTCTCCGCTCTGGTTCGTCTATCTTGCCGCCGTGATCTACAGCATCGGCCACAGCGCCGGCAATCCCACCTACGGCGCCGTCATCGGCGATATCTTCTCCGGACCCAAGGTCGGCCTGATCTTCGGCTTTCTCGAGATCAGCTTCGGGCTGGGAAGCTCGGCGGGGGCCTGGCTCGGGGGCTATCTCTTCGACCTGACCGGCTCGTACGCGTGGCCGCTTTCCCTGTGCGTTCTCTGCTTTTCGATTTCGGGCCTTTCGATCCACGCCTGTCTTCGGTGGCAGGCGCGCAACGCTGCCCGCCCTCTCGAAGCTGCGGCCGCGCTGTGA